From Catharus ustulatus isolate bCatUst1 chromosome 6, bCatUst1.pri.v2, whole genome shotgun sequence, a single genomic window includes:
- the HAUS2 gene encoding HAUS augmin-like complex subunit 2: MAAHRRSRSLRDRGFSPVADASPSPSPSPSPCRAGEPELDSDSELECSWWLYVESDEEQSGSAPWPSEPGEPSAVAVLLERCAATGVVSQESLDLTCRRTPCFVKFSEMEEMVNMEAEINEIKLKTEMMQLENETADITHHSYLGKKCEILQDMNRHLEAILKEKRDLRKRLIKHGCQESLPIEATFHKCIVELLTEAVTFIEKLESHLQSVRSIPQIPHMMNNMDTTLSKTEMLMIELEELTEQILKWKELQKEVYSNYVCNTTDLDFGLSLTKNFPQQG; this comes from the exons ATGGCGGCGCACAGGCGCTCCCGCTCCCTGCGGGACCGCGGGTTTTCGCCCGTGGCGGacgccagccccagccccagccccagcccaagCCCCTGCAGAGCGGGCGAGCCCGAGCTCGACTCCGATTCCGAGCTGGAGTGCAGCTGGTGGCTCTACGTGGAGAGCGATGAGGAGCAGAGCGGCAGCGCGCCCTGGCCCTCGGAGCCCGGGGAGCCCTCGGCGGTGGCCGTGCTGCTGGAGCGCTGCGCGGCGACGGGCGTGGTGAGCCAG GAGAGCTTGGATTTAACTTGCAGAAGAACGCCATGCTTTGTGAAATTCTCAGAGATGGAAGAAATGGTAAACATGGAAGCTGAAATCAACGAG ataaaactgaaaactgaaatgatgCAGTTGGAGAATGAGACAGCAGACATTACTCACCATTCTTACTTAG ggAAAAAGTGTGAGATTTTGCAAGATATGaacaggcacctggaagccaTACTGAAAGAGAAGAGGGATCTCAGAAAGAGGTTGATCAAACACGGATGTCAAGAAAGCCTGCCTATTGAGGCTACTTTTCACAA GTGTATAGTAGAGTTGTTGACTGAGGCTGTGACTTTCATCGAGAAGCTCGAAAGCCATTTACAGTCTGTGAGAAGCATCCCTCAGATTCCTCATATGATGAACAATATG GACACCACTTTGTCAAAAACAGAGATGCTCATGATAGAATTGGAGGAGCTGACAGAGCAAATACTGAAATGGAAAGAGCTGCAAAAGGAAGTATATTCTAACTATGTGTGCAATACTACTGACTTGGACTTTGGCTTATCTTTAACAAAGAATTTTCCTCAACAAGGATGA
- the LRRC57 gene encoding leucine-rich repeat-containing protein 57, with product MGNSALKAHLETAQKTGVFQLTGKGLTEFPEDLQKLASNLRTIDLSNNKIELLPPLIGKFSFLKSLALNNNKLTALPEELCKLKKLETLHLNGNHLRQLPAAFGQLSALKTLSLSGNQLRTVPTQLSGLRHLDVVDLSKNQIQNVPDTVGELQAIELNLNQNQISQISVQISHCPRLKVLRLEENCLELSMLPQSILSDSQISLLAVEGNLFEIKKLRELEGYDKYMERFTATKKKFA from the exons ATGGGAAATAGTGCACTGAAAGCGCACCTGGAGACAGCGCAGAAAACTGGTGTGTTTCAGCTAACAGGGAAAGGACTTACTGAG TTTCCTGAAGATCTGCAGAAGCTAGCAAGCAACTTAAGGACAATAGACTTGTCGAACAACAAAATAGAGCTCTTGCCACCTCTCATtggaaaattttcctttttgaagagCCTTGCtctaaacaacaacaaactgA CTGCTTTACCTGAGGAGCTGTGTAAACTGAAAAAACTGGAAACACTACACTTGAATGGCAATCACTTGAGGCAGCTACCAGCTGCATTTGGACAACTTTCGGCTCTCAAAACCCTGAGCCTTTCTGGAAACCAGCTTCGGACTGTACCTACACAACTCTCTGGTCTTCGCCATTTGGATGTGGTGGATCTTTCAAAAAACCAGATCCAAAATGTCCCTGACACTGTGGGAGAACTGCAGGCTATCGAGCTCAATTTGAATCAGAATCAG ATTTCCCAAATCTCAGTGCAGATCTCTCACTGTCCCCGCCTCAAAGTCTTGCGTTTAGAAGAAAACTGTCTAGAACTCAGCATGCTGCCTCAGAGTATCCTCAGTGATTCCCAGATCTCACTGCTTGCAGTAGAAGGCAACCTCTTTGAAATCAAGAAACTCAGAGAACTGGAAGGTTATGACaag tacATGGAACGATTTACAGCTACAAAGAAGAAGTTTGCATGA